The stretch of DNA GTTTAACGCTGTTAAACATTTAAAATCTAGATGTAACAAATCTAAATAGGGGGGTCAAGGTTGTCTTCAGAGCGAGTTACACTGTTCAAGAGGAGGGTTCAGAAGCTCGGGGGCTCCAGCCTTATAATTACTCTTCCGAAGCAATGGATAAACAAGATGAACATTAATGCTGGAGACGTCCTGGTGGTTGTCGATGAGGGAGAGTATCTCAAGATTATCCCGGAAAACTTCTCTCCTCCGGTTAGGAGCCTGAGTGTTAGCATAAATAGCCTGCCGAAGGATGACGAGGAGAAGGTTAGGTTTATCAAGTGCGCATATGGCCATGGCTACGATCGCGTTACAGTTTTTACCGAGAATACGAGGAACGGGGGTGTAGCTTTATTCAAGAACGGCGAGATATTGGATAGAATGGCTAAGGAACTTCCAATATCTAAGATTAGCGTTTCCAGCAACGCTGTTTTAATCGAGTTTTCGAGGGACAGCGACGATAGTATAAACCCGAGCCTCAAGCTGAAACTGTATTCTGGAGCCCTGAATGCAGTGTTGGACAACATAGCCAAGGGTAGGATTGATAATGCC from Aeropyrum pernix K1 encodes:
- a CDS encoding AbrB/MazE/SpoVT family DNA-binding domain-containing protein gives rise to the protein MSSERVTLFKRRVQKLGGSSLIITLPKQWINKMNINAGDVLVVVDEGEYLKIIPENFSPPVRSLSVSINSLPKDDEEKVRFIKCAYGHGYDRVTVFTENTRNGGVALFKNGEILDRMAKELPISKISVSSNAVLIEFSRDSDDSINPSLKLKLYSGALNAVLDNIAKGRIDNAEEDLAKLYSLSLDIARSSVRKSLGFSCETSRLTYISGFFLALAETISLLTDYLSSGRRLSRKDIDLLEDTRSLLLETLGSLATGSVKRVEHAKEAAEKLREVLVSNGENISTPVYSLSVNAVSLVRTVAELSLCKLKEKEQGDLVGIRVK